AATAATAAAGTTTTTTTAGACAAGCACCTCGACAGGGCAAAACGAGGAATACTGATATACAGAAATTTCGACAAACAGTTTAATCAGTGGCTGAAGAGAGATCCCATTCAGAGAAAAATTAAGATCCACTTTTTATGTTTCCAGACGAAAAACGATTATTCTATTAGTGTTTTTGACGAAGATGGGATTTCGGTGACCAGATGCATTGCCAGGAAAGAACAAGGAAATAGTACTGCTGGAGACTTAAAAGAAAGGTTCAAGCGCGGGTTACAAAAATGTGGCGGAACTCTATTTTACTGCGTAAACGTTAAAGTTGATTCGCCGGAGCTGCCTGATTTATCTTTGAGTGAGATAAATCTGATCCGCAGGCAACTATTGGATTTGTTGGGGAAAGAAAGGATAAAATTTTTTCAACGTGTGATAAATTACCCGGAAACAGAACAAAATTTTTCACTAAAATTTGATATTAACCGGGCCGAGAATGTGAGCAACGAGAAAGCTGAACTATATTATAAACGTCACGGAGTTGAAAAAACTTATAAAGCCATTGAAAACCTGACAGAGCAGGATGAAAGAAGCTTAATGACCACAAAATATTGTATTAAATACGAGCTGGATTTATGTCCTAAGAAATCTAAAATAAAACAAAACTCAAAAAATTTTTATATCAGAGATGAAAAAGGAAGAGATTTTTTGTTGTCTTTTGATTGTGATAAATGTGAAATGCAGGTTAGGCAGAAAAGTTAAAAAGTCATCCCATAACGTTCGCTGAAAAGTTTCTGAATAAACTGATCATTTGTTTTGACCCGATCTACAAAAGCTACAACCTCCTGAGGCAGTTCTTTTTTATCCATTTTATCGTAGATTTCCATGAGTTTATTAAAGGGCATTGTTTGCAGTTCGCCAAGATTGTATCCCTGTTTTTCCAGCGCTTTTTTGACAGCGCCCAAATGAGAGTTGTTTATTTCTGGCATATAAGACATATCAAAGGCTGACATGATTTATGTATATAATTCCCTGATTATTCATAATACAAACATGTTTAATTATTGATATTTTTGGGAAAAGTATAATCTAAATGTAGTAAAGACTGGAAAAAACTGATGAAAAACAATAAAATGTAACATTAAAGAAGCGGGGGAAATTCAAGAGGAAAATGGATAAAGACAGCAGAAGAATATATGATAAACTTGTTTTAAAAGCGGGAGACCTTTTACCCTTACCGATTACAATTCATGAATTGATAAAAATAACCAATAATCCTAATGTCAGTAGCAGGGACATAGGAAAAGTAATCGAAAAGGACCAGGCCATGACCTCACGCGTTTTAAGGTTGGCAAATTCAGTGTATTACGGTTTTACTCAAAGGATCAGAACGATTTCTCACGCCATTGTTTGTCTGGGATTCAGCAAAGTTAAAAGCCTTGCTTTGACCGTTTCAACTTATGAAATATTAAATGCAGCTTTGGAAAAATACGCCATGAAAGAGGGCGCTTTATTTAATCACAGCATAGCGGTAGCTATCGGCGCCAGCACGATAGCAGAAAAAACTGGAATAAAAGACACAGAAGAAGCATACGTTATCGGCCTTTTACATGATATCGGGAAAATGGTTATTGACCAGAATTTGCATAAAGATGAGGTGACACCTGTCTGGGAACTGTATAAACAGGGTACTATGAAGTTTCATCAGGCTGAAAAGGAAGTGCTGGGTTTTGATCACGCTGATGTCGGGTCGGAAGTAGCCAGACGCTGGAATTTTCCTAACGAACTTTGTAACGCCATAGGATATCATCACTCCCCCCTGAGCGCTCCCGGGGACATAAGGACTGCATATATTGTAAACCTGGCTGATGGCCTGGCTAAAACAATGATTGATTGCAAAGGTATGTCCGAAGAGCAGGATGTCAGCCTGGAAATAGAAGGAATATTTAAAGAAAAGAACCTGGAAAAACTCGGTTTGGTAAAAGAAAAAGTATTGGATATAAGAAATATTATTGCACAAAAAGTAGAAAAAGTTTTGGCAGAATTTAAAAATTAGGCATAGGAAATATTATGAGTCAAACAATAGATATTGAAACACTAAACAACCTACCGGCAGCAGAGTTAGTAAAAATCATTATTGATTTGCAGCAACATATACAGGAAAAGGATAATATTGAGGAAGAAATAGAAAAAAACTATCATTTGCAAAATACTATCAGCTCTATATTGCAGGCATTTCTGGGCAATATGTCATTGGAACAACAACTGAAATACGTACTGGAACTGATCATATCGCTACCCTGGTTTGATATTCTTATTAAAGGCTCAATTTATCTGATGGACGAAGAAAAACAGGAATTATTTTTATATACTTATCATAATCTGCCTGAAGAAATTGTCAGAAATTGCGGACGTATAGCATTGGATAAAGGATTCTGCGGATTAGCAGCAACAAAAGGAGAAATTCTTTATTCTGACCCCCAGACAAACAAACAACTTTGTCTCAATAATTGTAAAGGTGAGAATGACCAATGCCAGTATTGTATTCCTATCATGAATATAAACAAAACCATGGGAATTATTAATATTTATGTAAAAAAAGAACATCAGGAGTCTCAGGATGCCAAGGATTTTTTCAGCATTGTAGCCAATATTGTGGCTGGTATTATTGATCATAAAAAAACAGAAAAAGAACTGGAAAAGCACCGTAATAATCTTGAGGATATTGTAAAACTGCGCACAGAAGAACTTTCCGAGGCAAATATAAATTTAATGGAAGCGATACAAAAGGTTGAAAAGGCCAGCAAACTGAAAAGTGAATTTTTGGCTAATATGTCCCACGAAATAAGAACGCCGATAAATGGCATTTTGGGAATGACCGAACTTCTAAAAAAGGAACCTTTCAATGAAGAACAGAAAGAGAAATTAAGGATTATATCGATCTCCACCAACGCTTTGCTGGACTTGGTTAATGATATTCTGGATTTGTCCAAGATTGAAGCAGGCAGGCTGGAGCTGGAAAGTATTCCTTTTAATATTAACAATTTGATAGAAGAAAAACTAAAGATGTTTCAGTACACTGCCAAAAACAAAGGGCTGGAACTTATGCATCAAATTCAGGATTCTATACCCGAGTTTGTAAAAGGTGACCCGGCAAGAATACAGCAAATAGTGATAAACCTGGTGAACAATGCTATAAAATTTACAAAAGAGGGCGGCATAACGATTACCGTTAATATTTTGGAGGAAAACAACAATTCACTTGTGCTTATTTTTTCGGTTAAAGATACCGGTATAGGTATTGAGTCTGATAAAACCGAGGTTATATTTGACAGTTTCAGACAAGCTGATGGTTCGCATTCCAGACAATTCGGCGGAACAGGACTAGGGTTGGCTATATGTAAACAACTTGTAACCTTAATGAAAGGCAGAATTTGGGTTGAAAGCAAGGTTAATGAGGGCAGTGAGTTTAAATTTACTGTCGAATTCACTAAATTGTCCCCTACAGAATTAAATGAACTTAAAACCGAAATAAAAGCCAATGAAGAAGTACAGAAAAAAATAAGACCTTTAAAAATATTGCTGGCTGAAGATTATATAATCAATCAAAAAGTAGCTATAGGGCTTTTAAGTATTAATAATCACAAGGTTACACTTGCCAATAATGGTAAGGAAGCTGTGGACTGGTATAAAAAAGAACGGTTCGATATAGTATTAATGGATATACAGATGCCCGAGATGGATGGTATGCAGGCCACGACTATTATCCGAGAACTGGAAAAGCAAAACAATCACAGAACGCCGATTATTGCCTTAACAGCGCACGCAATTGCCGGTGACAGGGAAAAATATATGGAAAGTGGCATGGATGATTATCTAACCAAACCTATAAATAGCGAGCATATGGAGCAAATGCTGCAAAAACACACAGCATTTATTTCTGACCAGGAACTGGAAGTAAATAAAAAACCACAGCAACCCCCGGTTATTATGGAACAACCAAAAGTAATAATTGAAGCGCCTCTTGATATAGAACAATCAATCAGAGAATTTAAGGGTAACGCAGAATTAGTGCATGCCATACTTGATGAATTTTTGAGCAAGATTATTGAAAATCAGATTGTACTGATAAAAGAAGCAATTGATACTGGTAATTACGAAACTATCAGGGCGGAAGCCCACTCCATAAAAGGAGGAACTGCCAATATTAAAGCTAATTTTCTATCATTAGCAGCGAAAGAACTGGAGTTTGCCGCTAAAGACAGCAACCTGGAAAATTGTAAAAATTTTTTCGAGAAGCTATTATATGAAAAAGATAGATTAAAGAATTACTACTACCAGGAGGTAAAAAATGAAAGTAATGATAATCGATGATGACCTTATAAGCCGCAAGAAGTTGATGGAAATATTAAAACCACGCGGTGAATGTGAGGAGTATGAGAGAGGAGATGTAGCGCTTGTAGCTTTTGAAAAAGCCGTTAAAAATAAAGAATATTATAGTTTGGTTACTATTGATATAAACATGCCTCACTTGAGCGGAATATCAGTACTTCATAAAATACGTGACATAGAAGATGAGTACAAGTTGTCAAAAGATAAAAAAGTCAAAATAATGATGGTAACCTCCAGTAATGAAAAAGAAAAAGTTAGCGATGCGATGGAAATGGGATGTGATGATTATATCTTAAAGCCATTTGATGAAGAAGTTATTTTGGAAAGACTCGAAATAAACAACTATATGACAGGGTGGGAAAAGAATAAAAGGCTGAAGATCATGGTTGTTGATGATGAAATGATCAGCCGCAAAAAACTGGTGGAGTCGTTTAAAGATTATGGTGACAGCGATGAATTTGAAAAAGGTACGGACGCAATACAGGTTTTTAGAAAATCAGTTGAGGACAAAAAAAAATATGACTTGATAACAATTGATATTAATATGCCAGATATAGATGGCATATCGATCCTGCATAAAATTAGAGCAATTGAAATAGAACAGAAAATTCCGCAGCAACAACAGACAAAGGTAATAATGGTTACTTCAAATACTGATAAAAGCAAGTTTTATGAGGCCTTGTCGTTGCGTTGCGATGACTATATATTAAAGCCTTTCAATGAAAATTTAATTTCAGACAGAATGAAAACTTATGATATTGAAGAATAGCCAAGAAAAGGGGGAATAATATATGTTAATAATGGTAATAGATGATGAATTGATCAGTCGCAAAAAACTTGCGGAGATATTAAAACCATTCGGAGAGTGTATGGAATTCGACCGGGGGGATGTAGCCCTGGTGGCATATGAAAAGGCACGCAAGGAATATAAACAAATAGACCTTGTAACCATAGATATTTCCATGCCTTATTTGAATGGTTTATCCGTATTGCATAAAATCAGAGACATCGAAACTGAACTGGGTGTCCCCAAAGAATTAAAGGCTAAAGTAATAATGGTGACCTCAGAAAATGATCGCAACAAATTTATGGATGCAATGCAGCAAGGTTGTGATGATTACATTTTAAAACCTTTTGATGAAAACAATATTTTGGAACGCTTGAAAAGCCATAATATTTTACCCAAAACATAAGATTAGTGGTATCAATGAAGGCATTACGATTTATTCTGGGAATATTTTTTCTCCAAAGCATTATTTATTGCGCGGTTTTAGCGCCAGATAAAAGTTTGTTTCCGGATAGATTTTCGGTGTTCGGTAATAAAATTGTGGACAGCCGCCAGCAGGAGGTTGTTTTTCGTGGAATTTCAGCCATGGACCCAATTTATCACTATTTTAACGGGGATGATATTGTTTGGGGTGAAGATTATTATAACCGGATAAAGGATTGGGGTGCTGATATTATTCGTTTACCGATTCACCCATATTACTGGAGAGAATATGGCAAAGAGAAGTGTCTGCAAATATTGGATAAAGTTATTGACTGGGCTGAAAAAAATAAAGTTTATGTTTATATAGACTTTCACTCTATCGGCTTTCCGCCGGCAGAAGACTATGATGGCAATTTCGACGGCATATATCTGACTTCAGTTGATGAAACGAGTGGTTTCTGGGAAACAATTGCGGAAAAATATAAGAACAATCCTGTAGTTGCTTTTTACGAAATATTTAACGAGCCGGTATATGCAGGATTTTGTTTCAGTGAAGACGGCAGGTCTACACCAGCTGATTGGCTAGCCTGGAAACAAGTGGCTGAGGATTTGACAAAAATAATCAGAAGACATGATGAGCATAAGCCGATTATTATTGGGGGAATGTATTGGGCATATGATTTATCGCAAGCTTTAAAAGACCCTTTAAGTGATAAAAACATAATTTATGCGGCTCATCCTTATCCTGGCAGCAGTCAGTATAAAAGCTGGGATGATGCTTTCGGTAAAATCAAAGAAAAATACCCGGTTTTTGTGACAGAATTCGGGTTTGAGCGGGAAGGGCAGAAGGCAGAGAATACATACACCGGGCGCGGTCGTTACAGGGATGATATTTATAATTACCTGGAAAGCAGGAAAATAAGCTGGACTGCCTGGTGTTTTTCCGATAAATGGTCCCCATCATTATTAAAAGATAAAAATTATAATCCTACGGAAGCCGGAGAGTTTTTCAGAGCGCAACTACGTCGTTGATATCTAAACCAAATCAACTCGTTTTTGTACTATCAGGACAGGAAAAAGAGGTATTCCGACATATTTGATCCATTGAACTTTATGCTATAATAAACATCCTTTAGAATTATGAACAAAGCTATAGAGATAAAAAATATCTTTAAAACATATCATCACCGCAGGACAGGGGATGTTCCGGCATTGGAGGATGTCAGCCTGAACATCGAACAGGGCTCTTTTTTCGGCCTGATCGGCCCTAACGGCGCAGGGAAGTCCACACTTATCAAGATAATAACCGGCTTGAGTATTCCGAATTCAGGGACAGTTCTCGTTGGCGGGTTTGACGTGATCAAACAATATAAGAAAACCCGTCAGCTTATAGGCGTATCTTTGCAGGAGCATGCATTTGACCCATATCTGCTGGTTGAAGAGGAGTTATATATAACCGGTGGATATTTCGGCAAGCCCAAGGCTTATTTAAAGAAAAAAGTGCCGCAACTTTTGCAGCAATTAGCCCTGGAGGAAAAGAAACGGACATTTACCGAC
This genomic stretch from Candidatus Margulisiibacteriota bacterium harbors:
- a CDS encoding glycoside hydrolase family 5 protein, with protein sequence MKALRFILGIFFLQSIIYCAVLAPDKSLFPDRFSVFGNKIVDSRQQEVVFRGISAMDPIYHYFNGDDIVWGEDYYNRIKDWGADIIRLPIHPYYWREYGKEKCLQILDKVIDWAEKNKVYVYIDFHSIGFPPAEDYDGNFDGIYLTSVDETSGFWETIAEKYKNNPVVAFYEIFNEPVYAGFCFSEDGRSTPADWLAWKQVAEDLTKIIRRHDEHKPIIIGGMYWAYDLSQALKDPLSDKNIIYAAHPYPGSSQYKSWDDAFGKIKEKYPVFVTEFGFEREGQKAENTYTGRGRYRDDIYNYLESRKISWTAWCFSDKWSPSLLKDKNYNPTEAGEFFRAQLRR
- a CDS encoding HDOD domain-containing protein, which gives rise to MDKDSRRIYDKLVLKAGDLLPLPITIHELIKITNNPNVSSRDIGKVIEKDQAMTSRVLRLANSVYYGFTQRIRTISHAIVCLGFSKVKSLALTVSTYEILNAALEKYAMKEGALFNHSIAVAIGASTIAEKTGIKDTEEAYVIGLLHDIGKMVIDQNLHKDEVTPVWELYKQGTMKFHQAEKEVLGFDHADVGSEVARRWNFPNELCNAIGYHHSPLSAPGDIRTAYIVNLADGLAKTMIDCKGMSEEQDVSLEIEGIFKEKNLEKLGLVKEKVLDIRNIIAQKVEKVLAEFKN
- a CDS encoding response regulator, coding for MKVMIIDDDLISRKKLMEILKPRGECEEYERGDVALVAFEKAVKNKEYYSLVTIDINMPHLSGISVLHKIRDIEDEYKLSKDKKVKIMMVTSSNEKEKVSDAMEMGCDDYILKPFDEEVILERLEINNYMTGWEKNKRLKIMVVDDEMISRKKLVESFKDYGDSDEFEKGTDAIQVFRKSVEDKKKYDLITIDINMPDIDGISILHKIRAIEIEQKIPQQQQTKVIMVTSNTDKSKFYEALSLRCDDYILKPFNENLISDRMKTYDIEE
- a CDS encoding response regulator, producing MLIMVIDDELISRKKLAEILKPFGECMEFDRGDVALVAYEKARKEYKQIDLVTIDISMPYLNGLSVLHKIRDIETELGVPKELKAKVIMVTSENDRNKFMDAMQQGCDDYILKPFDENNILERLKSHNILPKT
- a CDS encoding ATP-binding protein; protein product: MSQTIDIETLNNLPAAELVKIIIDLQQHIQEKDNIEEEIEKNYHLQNTISSILQAFLGNMSLEQQLKYVLELIISLPWFDILIKGSIYLMDEEKQELFLYTYHNLPEEIVRNCGRIALDKGFCGLAATKGEILYSDPQTNKQLCLNNCKGENDQCQYCIPIMNINKTMGIINIYVKKEHQESQDAKDFFSIVANIVAGIIDHKKTEKELEKHRNNLEDIVKLRTEELSEANINLMEAIQKVEKASKLKSEFLANMSHEIRTPINGILGMTELLKKEPFNEEQKEKLRIISISTNALLDLVNDILDLSKIEAGRLELESIPFNINNLIEEKLKMFQYTAKNKGLELMHQIQDSIPEFVKGDPARIQQIVINLVNNAIKFTKEGGITITVNILEENNNSLVLIFSVKDTGIGIESDKTEVIFDSFRQADGSHSRQFGGTGLGLAICKQLVTLMKGRIWVESKVNEGSEFKFTVEFTKLSPTELNELKTEIKANEEVQKKIRPLKILLAEDYIINQKVAIGLLSINNHKVTLANNGKEAVDWYKKERFDIVLMDIQMPEMDGMQATTIIRELEKQNNHRTPIIALTAHAIAGDREKYMESGMDDYLTKPINSEHMEQMLQKHTAFISDQELEVNKKPQQPPVIMEQPKVIIEAPLDIEQSIREFKGNAELVHAILDEFLSKIIENQIVLIKEAIDTGNYETIRAEAHSIKGGTANIKANFLSLAAKELEFAAKDSNLENCKNFFEKLLYEKDRLKNYYYQEVKNESNDNR
- a CDS encoding ABC transporter ATP-binding protein; translation: MNKAIEIKNIFKTYHHRRTGDVPALEDVSLNIEQGSFFGLIGPNGAGKSTLIKIITGLSIPNSGTVLVGGFDVIKQYKKTRQLIGVSLQEHAFDPYLLVEEELYITGGYFGKPKAYLKKKVPQLLQQLALEEKKRTFTDKLSGGMKRRLAIAKALIHDPEILILDEPTAGLDVQLRHELWEILQELNNQGKTILLTTHYLEEVEHLCNEIAIINKGKIIYTDKNKKKSLSENSELEQLFMEMVKEDEPDKI